Proteins encoded in a region of the Vicia villosa cultivar HV-30 ecotype Madison, WI linkage group LG5, Vvil1.0, whole genome shotgun sequence genome:
- the LOC131602459 gene encoding serine/threonine-protein kinase VIK has product MSAGSSKDKEKARVSRTSLILWHAHQNDAAAVRKLLQEDPSLVNATDYDNRTPLHVASLHGWIEVAKCLIEFGADVNAQDRWKNTPLADAEGSKRSNIIELLKSHGGLSYGQTGSHFEPRAVPPPLPNKCDWEVDPSELDFSSSARIGKGSFGEILKAHWRGTPVAVKRILPSLSEDRMVIQDFRHEVNLLVKLRHPNIVQFLGAVTDRKPLMLITEYLRGGDLHQYLKDKGSLNPSTAISFSMDIARGMAYLHNEPNVIIHRDLKPRNVLLVNSSADHLKVGDFGLSKLITVQSSHDVYKMTGETGSYRYMAPEVFKHRRYEKKVDVYSFAMILYEMLEGEPPFASYEPYDGAKHAAEGHRPVFRAKGYIPELQELTSQCWASDMNHRPHFIEILKRLEKIKENLPSDHHWHLFAS; this is encoded by the exons ATGAGTGCAGGAAGCAGCAAAGATAAAGAGAAGGCGCGAGTGAGCCGCACCTCACTCATACTATGGCACGCTCACCAAAACGACGCCGCTGCCGTTCGGAAGCTTCTTCAAGAAGATCCCTCGCTTGTCAATGCTACCGATTACGATAACCGCACTCCGCTTCATGTCGCTTCTCTCCACGGATGGATCGAGGTTGCTAAATGCTTGATTGAATTCGGCGCTGATGTCAACGCGCAAGATCGTTGGAAGAACACC CCTTTGGCTGATGCAGAAGGATCTAAGAGGAGTAATATAATCGAGCTTTTGAAATCGCATGGAGGATTGTCTTAT GGTCAAACTGGAAGCCATTTTGAACCCAGGGCGGTTCCGCCGCCGTTGCCTAATAAGTGTGATTGGGAAGTTGATCCTTCTGAGCTTGATTTCTCAAGTTCTGCGCGTATTGGAAAG GGATCTTTCGGTGAAATTTTGAAAGCCCATTGGCGCGGAACGCCAGTTGCTGTCAAGCGCATTCTTCCATCTCTTTCAGAAGATAGAATGGTGAT TCAAGACTTTAGGCATGAAGTCAATTTGTTGGTGAAGCTTCGACACCCCAATATAGTTCAGTTTCTTGGAGCTGTTACTGACAGGAAGCCCCTCATGTTAATTACTGAGTATCTAAGAGgg GGTGATCTTCACCAGTACCTCAAAGATAAAGGTTCACTTAACCCTTCAACAGCTATCAGCTTTTCTATGGATATTGCCAG aGGAATGGCCTATCTTCACAATGAACCAAATGTTATAATTCATAGAGACCTAAAGCCAAG AAATGTTCTTTTAGTCAACTCTAGTGCTGACCATTTAAAAGTTGGAGATTTTGGATTGAGCAAGCTTATAACTGTCCAGAGTTCTCATGATGTATACAAGATGACTGGTGAAACTGGGAGCT ATCGCTATATGGCTCCGGAAGTTTTCAAACATCGGAGGTATGAGAAGAAGGTCGATGTGTACTCCTTTGCAATGATTTTGTACGAG ATGCTTGAAGGTGAACCACCTTTCGCAAGTTATGAACCTTATGATGGAGCAAAACACGCAGCTGAAGGGCACAGGCCTGTTTTTCGAGCAAAGGGTTATATCCCTGAGTTGCAGGA GTTAACGTCGCAGTGTTGGGCTTCTGATATGAATCATAGACCTCATTTCATAGAGATCCTTAAACGGCTTGAAAAGATCAAGGAaaatctaccttcagatcaccACTGGCATTTGTTTGCTTCGTAA
- the LOC131602460 gene encoding transmembrane emp24 domain-containing protein p24delta9-like, with translation MTTIIGLNQKPLFHLSLLLLMLFSSSTESLRFEIQSGTTKCISEDMKSNSMTVGKYSVVNPNEGYPLPDSHRITVRVTSSHGNNYHYGDRVQSGQFAFVAAEAGDYMTCFWAVDSKPEVKLTIDLEWKTGVAAKDWSKVAKKGQVDVMEIELKKLQETVTSIHDEMFFLREREEEMQELNRKTDSRMFWLSLLSLFVCLSVAGLQLWHLKSFFEKKKII, from the exons ATGACAACCATTATTGGCCTTAACCAAAAACCTCTTTTCCATCTTTCACTCCTTCTTTTGATGCTGTTTTCTTCTTCCACCGAATCCCTCAGATTCGAAATCCAATCCGGTACAAccaaatgcatctccgaagacatgaAGAGCAATTCCATGACAGTTGGAAAGTACTCCGTCGTTAATCCCAACGAGGGTTACCCTTTACCTGATTCCCATAGAATCACCGTTAGG GTGACTTCGTCTCATGGAAACAACTATCACTATGGAGATCGTGTTCAATCAGGTCAATTTGCATTTGTTGCAGCGGAAGCTGGAGACTATATGACTTGTTTCTGGGCTGTGGATAGCAAACCAGAGGTGAAGTTGACTATTGATTTGGAATGGAAGACTGGTGTAGCAGCTAAGGATTGGTCTAAGGTTGCTAAGAAAGGTCAAGTTGAT GTAATGGAAATAGAACTGAAGAAGCTACAAGAAACTGTTACTTCCATTCATGACGAGATGTTTTTTCTTCGTGAAAG AGAAGAAGAAATGCAGGAGCTCAACAGAAAAACCGACAGCAGAATGTTCTGGTTGAGTTTGCTTTCCCTCTTTGTCTGCTTATCTGTAGCTGGGTTGCAACTATGGCACTTGAAGTCGTTCTTCGAGAAaaagaaaatcatttaa